The window ATGCCTCCCTTCAAAGCGGCGACGGAAGCCGTCTGGATGACAGGACCGTCCGCCATCGGGTCGGAAAACGGCAGCCCGAGCTCTATGACGTCGGCGCCCGCCTCTTCTGCACGGCGCACCGCATCGATCGTGCCTTCCGCATCGGGCATGCCCGCCGTCAGATAGATGATGAGTCCTTTCCTGCCCTTTTCTTTCAGACCGTTCAATACATGATTCAAACGCGTGCTCATTCGCTTTCCCTCCCCAATGCTTTTGCGACCATCTGCACATCTTTGTCGCCGCGCCCCGAGAGGCAGACGACGACGACCTCATTCTCCTTCGTCCCAGGCATCAGTTTCTCAAGATACGCGAGCGCATGGGAGCTTTCCATGGCGGGCACGATGCCTTCCAGGCGGCAAAGCCGCTGAAACGCCGCGAGCGCCTCCTCGTCCGTGACCGAAACGTACTCCACGATGCCTTGATCCTTGAAGTAGGAATGCTCGGGACCGACGCCCGGATAATCGAGCCCTGCGGAAATGGAATACGCCTCGACGACCTGTCCGTCTGCGTCCTGCAGCAGGTAACTGTAAGCGCCGTGCAGGACGCCCGGCTCGCCGGCGCCGCTCAAGGTGCGCGCGTTGTCGACGGGAGCCTCGCCGCGCCCGCCGGCCTCGACGCCGTACTTCTTGACGGAAGCCTCGTCCTTGAAATCATAGAACGTGCCGATGGCGTTGCTGCCGCCGCCGACGCAGGCGACGAGCGCATCGGGCAGCTGTCCGCACGCCGCCTTGACCTGTGCGCGGATCTCCTCGCCGATCATCTTCTGGAAGTCACGCACCATGCTCGGGTACGGGTGCGGCCCGACCGCCGAGCCGATGATGTAGTAGGTATCCGTGATATTCGTCGCCCAATAGCGGATCGCCTCGCTCGTCGCGTCCTTGAGCGTGCCCGTGCCGCTCGCGACGGGAATGACCTTCGCGCCCAGAAATTCCATGCGGAAGACGTTGAGGCTCTGGCGCTTGACGTCCTCCTCCCCCATGAAAACATGGCACTCCATGCCGAAGAGCGCCGCGACCGTCGCCGAGGCGACGCCGTGCTGCCCTGCACCCGTCTCGGCGACGATGCGCTTCTTGCCCATGCGCTTTGCGAGCAGCGCCTGCCCGAGCGCATTGTTGATCTTGTGTGCGCCCGTGTGCAGAAGATCCTCGCGCTTGAGGAAGATGCGCGCCTTGCCGTAATGCTCGGTAAGCTTCTCGGCAAAGTACAATCGCGTCGGACGGCCTGCGTACTCTTGCAGATAGCGGCGGAACTCCGCTTGAAACTCCTCGTCCTCCCTGCATCTCGCATAGGCGGCTTCCAATTCCTGCAGCGCCGGCATGACGATTTCCGGCACATACTGTCCGCCGTATGCCCCGAATCTTCCCTTCTTAGCCATGTATTTCCCTCAACTTTCTTCTACCGTCAAAACAAAAATCTATTTTTTTCGCCCTGCTCATGCGCTCTCCTTGGCGAGCGCGCACGGCTCCGCCAGGCGCCGCGTCATCTCTGCAACATCATCGGCACGCACGAGCCCCTCGCCCACGAGAATGCCGCCGCAGCCCGCCTCCTGCAGGCGGCGCGCATCCGCAGCGCTGAAAATGCCGCTCTCGCTGATAAATGTACGGCTTTCCTCCGCCTTCGGCAAAAGCTCCAAGGTGTTCTCGATCGAGGTCGTGAACGTCTGCAAATTGCGGTTGTTGATGCCGATGAACTCGGCCGGCGTCGCCAGGGCGGCCTTCATATCCGCCTCATCGTGCACCTCGACGAGCACATCGAGGCCGATCTCCCAAGCGCGGAACACATACTCCAGAAGCTGGGCGGGCGAGAGGATGCGCGCGATCAGGAGTACGGCGTCCGCGCCGAGCATGCGCGCCTCGAAGATCTGGTACTCGTCGATGATGAAATCCTTGCGCAGGAGCGGCAGATCGACGAGCGAGCGCACGCGCGCCAAATCTTCGTTCGCGCCTAGGAAATGCGGATCGGTATGAACCGACAGCATCGAAGCGCCGTTCTCCGCGTAGATGCGCGCGAGTTCATCCACCGTATGCGTGCGGCACAGCCTTCCTTTGGCGGGCGACTGCAGCTTGCACTCGGCAATGAGATTCCAGTCGCGCGCCTGAAAGCGCTTCGTCATATAAAAGCCACCGCAGCGCTCCCTCGCCCTCGCCTTGAGCTCGGCAATGGGCAGCCGTCGCTTCGCCTCGGCCACCAAGTCACGCTTCTTTTCCACGATTTCCGCTAAAATATCTTTCATTCCGGAACCCTCCGTTTCTGCACAACTGCCATAAATTCTCGTATCTTCTCTATGGATTTCCGCTTCTCGATCTCAAGACTGCCCGAAACATCGACGCCGTAGGGGCGGAAAACCTCTTCTGCCTCCCGCACATTGCCGCTCGCAATACCGCCCGCGACCAACAGGGGCTTTTCGAGACGCGCCGTTTCCTCCGCAGCCTCGCGCCAGCGGAAGCGCTGCCCCGTGCCACCGACAGCGTCCTTGGAAAAGCTGTCGAGCAGGATGATCTCCGCCGGATAGTCGTTCGCTTCCTCCAACGAAAAGTCGTCGCCCCAGCGAAACGCCTTGATGACGGGGCAGCAAACCGCACGCGCATAGGCGGCGCTCTCATGCCCGTGGAGCTGCACGAAGTCAAGACTGCAGAAATCTGCGGCGGCATTGACCTCGTCGAGCGGTGCATCGACAAACACCCCGACCGTCTTGGCGCGCTGCACATGCTTCGTCAGACCGCGCACCTCTTCCGGCAAAATATGGCGATGGCTCTTCTCGTAAAAGATAAAACCCAAAAAGTCCGCCCCCGCGTCCTCCGCCGCAAACACCGCCTCTTCTGTGCGCAAGCCGCAAATCTTGACCTTCATACCACTCACTCCTTCAAAAAAATCGCCCCTTGCAGGAATCACAATCCTGCAAGGGGCGAAATATTTCGCGGTGCCACCCTTTTCAAGTCAAGTTCGGAAAACAAAAAAGCCACTTCGCCGCCTCGGGACGAAATGGATTCGCAGCCACCCTGAAATTGACCTCTCATTTCGGGTACAGGAAAAACCGATACCCTAGCCCTCTAACGGTGGCAGCCGTTCCAGCCTACTCGGCACAGCCTTTCGGTGGACTCTCACAGGACCATTCACCATGCGCTTCCCGCCGATCATCACACCTCCCCGAAGGGTCATCGGCTCGCTGTAGGAAAGTTTTCAAGGCTACTATTTCCTGCTCTACGATTTACATATATACACCTGACGATTCGAAAATCGATGTTGCCATTATAAAACAGAGCTGCACACTCTGTCAAGCACTTTATCCCATTATTTTTCTATGAAACCCCAAGAGGTAAAGCCGAAGGAGCAAAGCGATTGGCGAGATTTCATTAAGGGCGGCGCACAATGTCCACGAAATGGGCGTTTGTGCGTGTAGTTTTCTATGCTTCTCGTATTTTCCGAGACAAAGAAAAAGCATGACGCGCACCGCCATGCTTTTTCTTTTCCAGCTCCTCTGCCCTTACGCCTGAATCGCCGCATATCGCTCGCTTGCCAGCACCTTTTCCATATACTCATACGGCGTGATGCGATCCTCCACCACCATGGAGAATACGCTGGGACTGCAGCCGGAAACGAGCATGACGCCTTGCTCGTTCATCTTGACGGGCTGCTGCTGACGGCGGCTCTGCACGTTCCAGAACACGATGCGCGGCAAGCGATAGCCCGCTTCGGCAAACATCTTCTTCGCCTGCTCAAAATTTGTCACAGAGGCATTTTCCGTACAGGCGTCAAACTCCATGTCCGTGATGATGTAAAGCACCTCGGGCATCTCCTGCTGCGACACGCCGCCCGAAACCGCCGCATGTAGCAGAAGGCGGAAGACGCCTTCGAGATTCGTATTTGCCACCTCGTTAAACGTCCTGCAATAGCTGACCTTGTCCGCAATCGTCGTGCCCTTGATCTGAAGGATGCGCGGTTTACGAGAAAACGTGATGAAATGATCGCGGAACGCGCCCTCATTGCGCTCTGCAAAATAGACGGCAAGCGAGAGCGCGACGCAGGCCGGCAAAGGCTCTCCGCCCCCATACATGGAAGCGGAACCGTCGAGCACGACGAGCGCATTCTCCCCATGCGTATAGTCGGGAAGCGCCTTCCATGTGATGTCGAGGGTACGCGAAGCCTCCTCCGAAAGACCTCTTTCACTCTCCCATTCGCAAAGCGGACGAATGACATCGTAGGGATAGAGCGTCCCCGTATGAAGAGTCTCCTTCCCGCGCGCCACACGCTCCAAGAAAGCCTCGTAGCGCTTCGCATCGTTGCGTCGAAAAGCCTCGCGGTACTTGAACATCGCCCTGGACGGCTGCTTCGCATAATCAAAGCTGTAGTCCTTCGTGCGCAAATGGTCTTCGATAATCCGGATGCAGCGGCGCAGACGGACGAGCATCTTTCGATATTCCGCCTCCTGCATCCCGAGCGACGCCGCCAAATGACGCGCCTTAGCACGCGCCTCACGCGACGAAGTATTGACGGACGGCAGCCACTTCGCGAGGAGGGAGACGTCCTCCCCTTTTTGCGACGCGCCGAGGTCGCTTTCCAGCTGCTTGCGAATCAAGCGAACGGCGGCAGACTCCAAAGGTGTGCCGAGAAGTGCGAGCACATCGTCCCAGCGCCCGTACTCGGGGATGAGCGGCAGATTCTTCTCCACGCACGCAGGCGCATACGCGGCAAGATGGCGCAGAAGCACGCGAAAGACGCGACGCTCGCCCAGTCCGCCGCGAACATCACGCGCATAGAAGAGCGTGCGCAGCGCACGCACAGAATCCTCGGCAAAAGCGCGCGTGAAGCGCACGACGATTTCAGCCTCCTTCGCAGAGCGCAAGGCACCGACCGCCGCAAAGAAGTCGAGCACGTCCGAGCCTGAACTGGCGTAAGTCGCGGCATCGTTCTCCGTTCGCGTGTACGTCTTATTGCTTTCCTCTTTGAGCAAGTCGAGCATCGTGCTTCCTCCTTCGCGCAAAAAGCCCGGCGCAAAGTGCAGATGCAAATGTGCCGGACAGATTCATTCTCCTCAGCATACGCCGGGAACATATACAAAAACAAGATGCCGCGGACGGAAACGGCAAGCCGCTCCGTCCTGTGAGGTCGTGCCTCACTATTGTGACTATACGGATCAAGATTGCTGTTGGCATCTTTTTGCGAGACGCCTTTCCGGGGGTGCCCGCAACGGGGTACCCACGGCCTCCAAGAATAGCTGTACGCGTCTCCTGTATATGATACCATGATATACAGCATCACACAACAGCTTTTCCAATATTCAGACGATAACTTCATCGAACTGCAGCTGGGATTCTTCCTTTCTTTGCTCCATAATGAAGGAAATGTACTACGAAACAGTCAATACCTGAAAATTCACCATGCGAAAGGAAGTATCCCCATGCAGTACACAGCTCAGTCTCATCACAATCGCCAGCTTGACGCTCGAAGGCGTAGATATGACGCGGTTCTTTCTACCTTAATTTTCGTAAATACTGAGCATGACATAGCTTCCATCCAGTCCGAAGGAAAGATTCTCGCCGGGAGTGATGCGATAAACTGCAATGCTGCTTCTCGACGACTCCTCAGGAATTTGCGGCAGACGGTAGGCGCGGGCGTACGCCTCCCGCGAATCGTTTACCCCGAGGCCTGAGCGGTCAAAGTGCAGCTTGCTCCCCCGGAGAAGCACGAGCCCTGTCACGATTCCGTTTTCGTGGAAAATGATGAGCCTCTTATCCGGATAATATAGGCCCTGGGAAAAGCTCATGTCACCTGCATGACAGGACTCCTCCCGACGCAATTCCTTCCCCACTCCGAGAATCTCCTGCACGGCACTCATGCGCATACCGAAATGAATACCGCTGACAGACTCAAAGTAGTCCGGAGTCAGCGTGCGCTGCAATGCATCGCCGCCCGCCAGCGCGATATAGTCCCCCGCACCGCCGAAAAGCTTCCAGCCGATATGAAGCGTGCGCTCCCCGCCCGCTTCTTTGACGCGGAACTCCGCGCCGCCGGATTCAACACCGCCTACCCATTGTCCCCAGCCGACGACTTCGCAGCCGTTGATCGTACGCTCCCCGATCGTGAGCGCCGCGCCTCCGTCTTCATCGTACCAAGTGCCCGCCATGCGCTCCAAAATCACATCGAGATCGTCGCGTGGCTCCGCCGCCGCACTCTGTCCTAAAGCGAGCAGCACGAACGCACATAAGGCGAGCATCGCCAAACCTTTCATCTCGCACCTCCCAATCCTGCAAAGATTCCACTATCCCCAAAAATCAATACGCCACAGCGCTGAACCTGACATAGCTCCCATTCTTTCCGAACGAGAAGAACTCCCCGG of the Selenomonas sputigena genome contains:
- the trpB gene encoding tryptophan synthase subunit beta, with product MAKKGRFGAYGGQYVPEIVMPALQELEAAYARCREDEEFQAEFRRYLQEYAGRPTRLYFAEKLTEHYGKARIFLKREDLLHTGAHKINNALGQALLAKRMGKKRIVAETGAGQHGVASATVAALFGMECHVFMGEEDVKRQSLNVFRMEFLGAKVIPVASGTGTLKDATSEAIRYWATNITDTYYIIGSAVGPHPYPSMVRDFQKMIGEEIRAQVKAACGQLPDALVACVGGGSNAIGTFYDFKDEASVKKYGVEAGGRGEAPVDNARTLSGAGEPGVLHGAYSYLLQDADGQVVEAYSISAGLDYPGVGPEHSYFKDQGIVEYVSVTDEEALAAFQRLCRLEGIVPAMESSHALAYLEKLMPGTKENEVVVVCLSGRGDKDVQMVAKALGRESE
- the trpC gene encoding indole-3-glycerol phosphate synthase TrpC, with product MKDILAEIVEKKRDLVAEAKRRLPIAELKARARERCGGFYMTKRFQARDWNLIAECKLQSPAKGRLCRTHTVDELARIYAENGASMLSVHTDPHFLGANEDLARVRSLVDLPLLRKDFIIDEYQIFEARMLGADAVLLIARILSPAQLLEYVFRAWEIGLDVLVEVHDEADMKAALATPAEFIGINNRNLQTFTTSIENTLELLPKAEESRTFISESGIFSAADARRLQEAGCGGILVGEGLVRADDVAEMTRRLAEPCALAKESA
- a CDS encoding phosphoribosylanthranilate isomerase, which produces MKVKICGLRTEEAVFAAEDAGADFLGFIFYEKSHRHILPEEVRGLTKHVQRAKTVGVFVDAPLDEVNAAADFCSLDFVQLHGHESAAYARAVCCPVIKAFRWGDDFSLEEANDYPAEIILLDSFSKDAVGGTGQRFRWREAAEETARLEKPLLVAGGIASGNVREAEEVFRPYGVDVSGSLEIEKRKSIEKIREFMAVVQKRRVPE
- a CDS encoding DUF2828 domain-containing protein — protein: MLDLLKEESNKTYTRTENDAATYASSGSDVLDFFAAVGALRSAKEAEIVVRFTRAFAEDSVRALRTLFYARDVRGGLGERRVFRVLLRHLAAYAPACVEKNLPLIPEYGRWDDVLALLGTPLESAAVRLIRKQLESDLGASQKGEDVSLLAKWLPSVNTSSREARAKARHLAASLGMQEAEYRKMLVRLRRCIRIIEDHLRTKDYSFDYAKQPSRAMFKYREAFRRNDAKRYEAFLERVARGKETLHTGTLYPYDVIRPLCEWESERGLSEEASRTLDITWKALPDYTHGENALVVLDGSASMYGGGEPLPACVALSLAVYFAERNEGAFRDHFITFSRKPRILQIKGTTIADKVSYCRTFNEVANTNLEGVFRLLLHAAVSGGVSQQEMPEVLYIITDMEFDACTENASVTNFEQAKKMFAEAGYRLPRIVFWNVQSRRQQQPVKMNEQGVMLVSGCSPSVFSMVVEDRITPYEYMEKVLASERYAAIQA